The Hymenobacter baengnokdamensis genome includes a region encoding these proteins:
- a CDS encoding DUF7149 domain-containing protein produces MQLKPLLPSQALDLAYRRQKVTRPALTAFEQARRQLLTELDAQQDEADIAEPLRRFLRAVGFANFINSRKKRDLVLHSGPDAADPLAIIFELKHQKNKAEMVQRGNLNRKALHELLLYYFQERSSEQQALELRQLVITTGYEWFIFDAHEFHRVFWKNAELRAFFQKHKQGQTTAGDTSFFYQTVKELLDKTDTEIRFTHLDLDPRDDKGQRRELGERALLWLSKLFSAPHLLKEPFAQDANTLNRAFYEELLYLMGLEEVKDKGRKLIQRCAPERRQRGSLLENTLVQLRAEDMLRNLPPAELASYGDAPAAQAEGVALALGLTWVSRLLFLKLLEGQLRRYHAPHDAPFRFLDPGQLQEYDQLNLLFYRVLNRPPHEREEPEARLYRTVPYLNSSLFEPSALERLTLRISGLDDRLALPLLGGGKSRRSVLRQEAGAAAPAALTYLLRFLDAYDFASEGEEGVQDDDRPLISAAVLGLIFEKINGYRDGSFYTPGFITMYMCRHSLRRAVVRHFNERFGLSAADVAELRERLDDQPQRRPEFSAAFNELRVCDPAVGSGHFLVSALNELLAIKSELHLLLDEAGKRLRYTLTVARDELAITDDEDLDTLVQYRATYHDDGGPSPTRQVSRQHTRLQSALFREKRQLIEHCLYGVDLNPNSVRICRLRLWIELLKHAYYTPESDFRELETLPNLDLNVRAGNSLIGRFALTDDLTDVFRRKDTSVAAYRRAFGQFFSARGREAKQELQDFLARLKEQFSTAIQRHDPLLKRIARVKDDLLRVELDQKPDLFGKTQLGEEDAWARRTSLQLTLDKLEAERQLREQGALYRDAFEWRFEFPEILDAAGAFRGFDVVIGNPPYIRQEELPAALKGYLKTHYDTTAGTADLYVYFYELGLRLLAPGGELSFITNNKWLRAGYGQALRRYLLRPEHQLVELLDFGDLPVFPEATTYPNILSVRRAPASSSVRVAELTALPPDPSHFADSVALAATDMPTARLSADAWSLAAADQQALLEKLRLAGKPLKKYVDGKIYYGIKTGYNEAFVIDAATREKLISEDAKSAEIIKPFLAGRDVKRYQQPKSDKYLIFTQRGIKVESYPAILAHLESFREGLEPMPRGWNGKNWPGRKAGTYKWFEIQDSIDYKIEFEKKKIIIAAFSQRAPYAFDEQNFYSNDKTTIVPTDDLFLLGCLNSSAVDFYFKSIASTKANGYFEYKPVYLSQLPIPPATPEQQAAIAGLVEQVLAAKAAAPAADTQALEQQIDAAVAALYGLTAAEVALLG; encoded by the coding sequence ATGCAGCTCAAGCCGCTTTTACCTTCCCAGGCTCTCGACCTGGCCTACCGCCGCCAGAAAGTAACCCGCCCGGCCCTCACTGCCTTCGAGCAGGCGCGCCGCCAGCTGCTCACCGAGCTCGATGCCCAGCAGGATGAGGCCGACATTGCCGAGCCGCTGCGGCGGTTTTTGCGGGCGGTGGGCTTCGCCAACTTCATCAACTCGCGCAAGAAGCGCGACCTGGTGCTGCACAGCGGCCCCGACGCGGCCGACCCGCTCGCCATCATCTTCGAGCTCAAGCACCAGAAAAACAAGGCGGAGATGGTGCAGCGCGGCAACCTCAACCGCAAGGCGCTGCACGAGCTGCTGCTCTACTACTTCCAGGAGCGCAGCTCCGAGCAGCAGGCGCTGGAGCTGCGCCAGCTCGTTATCACCACTGGCTACGAGTGGTTTATCTTCGACGCCCACGAGTTTCACCGGGTGTTCTGGAAGAACGCCGAGCTGCGCGCCTTCTTCCAGAAGCACAAGCAGGGCCAGACCACGGCCGGCGATACCAGCTTCTTTTACCAGACCGTGAAGGAGCTGCTGGACAAGACGGACACCGAAATCCGCTTTACCCACCTCGACCTCGACCCGCGCGACGACAAGGGCCAGCGCCGCGAGCTGGGCGAGCGGGCCTTGCTGTGGCTGAGCAAGCTGTTTTCGGCCCCGCACCTGCTCAAGGAGCCGTTTGCGCAGGATGCCAACACCCTCAACCGGGCGTTTTACGAGGAATTGCTCTACCTCATGGGCCTCGAAGAGGTGAAGGACAAGGGCCGCAAGCTCATTCAGCGCTGCGCGCCCGAGCGGCGGCAGCGGGGCTCGCTGCTCGAAAACACGCTGGTGCAGCTGCGCGCCGAAGACATGCTGCGCAACCTGCCGCCCGCCGAGCTGGCCAGCTACGGCGACGCGCCCGCCGCCCAGGCCGAGGGCGTGGCCCTGGCCCTGGGCCTGACCTGGGTGAGCCGCCTCTTGTTTCTGAAGCTGCTGGAGGGCCAGCTGCGCCGCTACCACGCGCCCCACGATGCGCCGTTTCGCTTTCTCGACCCCGGCCAGCTCCAGGAGTACGACCAGCTCAACCTGCTCTTTTACCGGGTGCTGAACCGGCCGCCGCACGAGCGCGAGGAGCCCGAGGCCCGGCTCTACCGCACCGTGCCCTACCTCAACTCGTCGCTGTTTGAGCCCAGCGCCCTGGAGCGCCTGACGCTGCGCATCAGTGGGCTCGACGACCGCCTGGCGCTGCCGCTGCTGGGCGGCGGCAAAAGCCGGCGCTCGGTGCTGCGCCAGGAAGCCGGGGCCGCCGCCCCGGCCGCCCTCACCTACCTGCTGCGCTTTCTCGATGCCTACGACTTTGCCTCGGAGGGCGAGGAAGGCGTGCAGGACGACGACCGGCCCCTGATTTCGGCGGCCGTGCTGGGGCTCATCTTTGAGAAGATAAACGGCTACCGCGATGGCTCGTTCTACACCCCCGGCTTCATTACCATGTACATGTGCCGGCACTCGCTGCGCCGGGCGGTGGTGCGCCACTTCAACGAGCGCTTCGGGCTGAGCGCCGCCGACGTGGCCGAGCTGCGCGAGCGCCTCGACGACCAGCCCCAGCGCCGGCCCGAGTTCAGCGCCGCCTTCAACGAGCTGCGCGTGTGCGACCCGGCCGTGGGCAGCGGCCACTTTCTGGTAAGTGCCCTCAACGAGCTGCTGGCCATCAAGAGCGAGCTGCACCTGCTGCTCGACGAGGCCGGCAAGCGCCTGCGCTACACCCTCACCGTGGCCCGCGACGAGCTGGCCATCACCGACGACGAGGACCTCGACACGCTGGTGCAGTACCGCGCCACCTACCACGACGACGGCGGCCCCAGCCCCACCCGCCAGGTGAGCCGCCAGCACACGCGCCTGCAAAGCGCCCTGTTTCGGGAAAAGCGCCAGCTCATCGAGCACTGCCTGTACGGCGTAGACCTCAACCCCAACTCGGTGCGCATCTGCCGGCTGCGCCTCTGGATTGAGCTGCTCAAGCACGCCTACTACACGCCCGAAAGCGACTTCCGGGAGCTGGAAACGCTGCCCAACCTCGACCTCAACGTGCGGGCCGGCAACTCGCTCATCGGCCGCTTTGCCCTTACCGACGACCTTACCGACGTGTTTCGGCGCAAAGACACCTCGGTAGCGGCCTACCGCCGCGCCTTCGGGCAGTTTTTCTCGGCCAGAGGGCGCGAGGCCAAGCAGGAATTGCAGGATTTCCTGGCCCGCCTCAAGGAGCAGTTCTCCACCGCCATTCAGCGCCACGACCCGCTGCTCAAGCGCATTGCGCGGGTGAAGGACGACCTGCTGCGCGTGGAGCTCGACCAGAAGCCCGACCTGTTTGGCAAAACCCAGCTCGGCGAGGAAGACGCCTGGGCCCGGCGCACCAGCCTGCAGCTCACCCTCGACAAGCTCGAAGCCGAGCGCCAGCTGCGCGAGCAGGGTGCCCTCTACCGCGATGCCTTCGAGTGGCGCTTCGAGTTTCCGGAGATTCTGGACGCGGCCGGCGCCTTTCGGGGGTTCGATGTGGTGATTGGGAACCCGCCGTATATCCGGCAGGAGGAATTACCCGCCGCCCTCAAGGGCTACCTCAAAACCCACTACGACACCACGGCCGGCACCGCCGACCTCTACGTGTACTTCTACGAGCTGGGCCTGCGCCTGCTGGCTCCCGGCGGCGAGCTTAGCTTCATCACCAACAACAAGTGGCTGCGCGCCGGCTACGGCCAGGCCCTGCGCCGCTACCTGTTGCGCCCCGAGCACCAGCTCGTCGAGCTGCTTGATTTCGGCGACCTGCCCGTGTTTCCGGAGGCTACTACCTACCCCAATATCCTGAGCGTGCGCCGCGCCCCGGCCAGCTCCAGCGTGCGCGTGGCCGAGCTTACGGCCCTGCCCCCCGACCCCAGCCACTTTGCCGACAGCGTGGCCCTGGCCGCTACCGACATGCCCACCGCCCGCCTCTCGGCCGATGCCTGGAGCCTCGCCGCCGCCGACCAACAGGCGCTGCTGGAAAAACTGCGGCTAGCGGGGAAACCGCTGAAGAAGTATGTGGACGGAAAAATTTATTATGGCATTAAAACCGGCTACAATGAAGCCTTTGTAATTGACGCCGCTACACGAGAAAAATTAATTTCTGAGGATGCAAAATCAGCGGAAATTATTAAGCCGTTTTTGGCAGGCAGAGATGTTAAACGTTATCAGCAACCAAAATCTGATAAGTATTTAATTTTCACACAACGGGGCATAAAGGTTGAATCGTACCCCGCAATCTTGGCTCATCTTGAAAGTTTCAGAGAAGGATTAGAACCAATGCCTAGGGGTTGGAACGGTAAAAATTGGCCTGGGCGCAAAGCAGGCACTTACAAATGGTTTGAAATCCAGGACAGCATTGATTACAAAATTGAATTTGAAAAGAAGAAAATAATAATTGCTGCATTTTCTCAACGTGCACCTTATGCGTTTGATGAGCAGAATTTCTATTCGAATGACAAAACGACAATTGTCCCAACAGATGACTTATTCTTGCTAGGGTGTTTAAATTCTTCAGCTGTTGATTTCTATTTCAAATCTATTGCTTCCACCAAAGCGAACGGCTATTTTGAATATAAACCAGTTTACCTTTCCCAACTTCCCATCCCGCCCGCCACGCCCGAGCAGCAGGCGGCGATAGCGGGGCTGGTAGAGCAGGTGCTGGCCGCCAAAGCCGCCGCGCCCGCCGCCGACACCCAGGCCCTGGAGCAGCAAATCGACGCCGCCGTGGCCGCCCTCTACGGCCTCACGGCGGCGGAGGTGGCGCTGCTGGGCTAG
- a CDS encoding prohibitin family protein, translating to MLLIFLGVIVLIVGLNASRYSDSFGRWRGMLLLLGGGLLLLGVASSTIVQVGVGQVGVQTLFGQVQRRVLPPGLSVVNPLVDITRFDTRTQNYTMSAVKNEGQQAGDDAIRVLSADGLEVVIDLTVLYHVVPEQAPRILETIGEDYQEKIVRAISRTRIRDNAVYYDAVALYSTRREEFQARILAAIEKDFRANGLRLDQLLIRNIQLPQSVKASIESKISAEQDAQKMQFVLQKEKQEAERKRVEAQGIADYQRIVNTELSDKLLQYESIKAQQAIALSPNAKVIIMGKGNGAQLMIGDK from the coding sequence ATGCTGCTTATCTTTCTGGGTGTTATCGTGCTAATCGTGGGCCTCAATGCCAGCCGCTATTCTGATAGCTTTGGGCGGTGGCGCGGGATGTTGCTGCTGCTGGGCGGCGGGCTGCTGCTGCTGGGCGTGGCCTCCAGCACAATAGTGCAGGTGGGCGTGGGCCAAGTGGGCGTGCAAACGCTGTTTGGGCAGGTGCAGCGCCGGGTGCTGCCGCCCGGCCTGAGCGTGGTAAACCCGCTGGTAGATATTACCCGCTTCGATACCCGCACCCAGAACTATACCATGTCGGCGGTGAAGAACGAGGGGCAGCAGGCCGGCGACGATGCCATCCGGGTGCTGTCGGCCGATGGGCTGGAGGTCGTTATCGACCTGACCGTGCTCTACCACGTGGTGCCCGAGCAGGCGCCGCGCATCCTCGAAACCATCGGGGAGGACTACCAGGAGAAAATCGTACGGGCCATCTCGCGCACCCGCATCCGCGACAACGCCGTGTACTACGACGCGGTGGCGCTGTACTCGACCCGGCGCGAGGAGTTTCAGGCCCGCATTCTGGCGGCCATCGAGAAGGATTTCCGGGCCAACGGCCTGCGCCTCGACCAGCTGCTGATTCGCAACATCCAGCTGCCGCAGTCGGTGAAGGCCAGCATCGAAAGCAAGATTTCGGCCGAGCAGGATGCCCAGAAAATGCAGTTCGTGCTGCAAAAGGAAAAGCAGGAAGCCGAGCGTAAGCGCGTGGAGGCCCAGGGTATTGCCGACTACCAGCGCATCGTGAACACCGAGCTCAGCGACAAACTCTTGCAGTACGAAAGCATCAAGGCCCAGCAGGCCATCGCGCTCTCGCCCAATGCCAAAGTCATCATCATGGGCAAGGGCAACGGGGCGCAGCTGATGATTGGCGACAAGTAG
- a CDS encoding glycosyltransferase family 2 protein, translating into MHFSVITPTHQRHNLLPETVASVRASISAPLDFSFEHLLYDNGSHDGTAAYLREAAAQPGPPLRHWHDAARCRPGFARNQLSAQAPAHAWLVPLDDDDLLLQRTLYHYAAQIAANPDRPWLVADFLRVDEHGRYLPGEDYYAWQFDSPTAMLQAIFRAEHFIQGNVCYTKALLDEVGGYDAELAMAEDLDLYVRFLLAGHLPVVCPHYSHLHRFHAHNTSQGVDAARHNADLRVIYERYARQLSQLGVPEPGR; encoded by the coding sequence ATGCATTTTTCCGTTATCACCCCCACCCACCAGCGCCACAACCTGCTGCCCGAAACCGTAGCCAGCGTGCGCGCCAGCATCAGCGCCCCCCTCGATTTCTCGTTTGAGCACCTGCTCTATGACAATGGCTCGCACGATGGCACCGCCGCCTACCTGCGCGAGGCAGCCGCGCAGCCCGGCCCGCCGCTGCGCCACTGGCACGATGCGGCCCGTTGCCGGCCCGGCTTTGCCCGCAATCAGCTGAGCGCGCAGGCCCCGGCCCACGCCTGGCTTGTGCCCCTCGACGACGACGACCTGCTGCTGCAGCGCACCCTCTACCACTACGCCGCCCAGATTGCGGCCAATCCCGACCGCCCCTGGCTGGTAGCCGATTTTTTGCGCGTGGATGAGCACGGCCGCTACCTGCCCGGCGAAGACTATTACGCCTGGCAGTTCGACTCGCCCACGGCCATGCTGCAGGCCATTTTCCGGGCCGAGCACTTCATTCAGGGCAACGTGTGCTACACCAAGGCACTACTTGATGAGGTAGGCGGCTACGACGCCGAGCTGGCCATGGCCGAAGACCTGGACCTCTACGTGCGCTTTTTGCTGGCCGGGCACCTGCCCGTGGTGTGCCCGCACTACAGCCACCTGCACCGCTTTCATGCCCACAATACCAGCCAGGGCGTCGATGCCGCCCGGCACAATGCCGACCTGCGGGTTATTTATGAGAGATATGCCAGGCAGCTCAGCCAGCTTGGCGTGCCGGAACCGGGCCGGTAG